A window of the Nyctibius grandis isolate bNycGra1 chromosome 34 unlocalized genomic scaffold, bNycGra1.pri SUPER_34_unloc_1, whole genome shotgun sequence genome harbors these coding sequences:
- the LOC137677022 gene encoding olfactory receptor 14J1-like, with the protein MSNSSSITHFLLLAFTDKRELQVLHFWLFLGIYLAALLGNGLIITAIACNHRLHTPMYFFLLNLSVLDLGSISTTLPKSMANSLWDTRDISYAGCAVQVFLFAFLVGAEFSLLTIMAYDRYVAICKPLHYGTLLDSRACVHMAAAAWASAFLNALLHTANTFSLPLCKGNTLDQFFCEIPQILKLSCSHSYLREAGLLMFSSFLVFGCFVFIVLSYVQIFRAVLRIPSQQGWHKAFSTCLPHLAVVSLFISTAMFAYLKPPSISSPSLDLVVIVLYSVVPPAMNPLIYSMRSQELKGTLKKLLQSITFQQQ; encoded by the coding sequence atgtccaacagcagctccatcacccacttcctcctcctggcatttACAGACAAGCGGGAGCTGCAGgtcttgcacttctggctcttcctgggcatctacctggctgctctcctgggCAACGGCCTCATCATCACTGCCATAGCCTGCAACCACcgcctccacacccccatgtacttcttcctcctcaacctctctGTTCTTGACCTGGGCTCCATTTCCACCACTCTCCCCAAATCCATGGCCAATTCCTTGTGGGACACCAGGGACATCTCCTATGCAGGATGTGCTGTGCAGGTGTTTCTGTTTGCCTTCTTGGTTGGAGCAGAGTTTTCTCTCCTCACCATCATGGCCTACGACCGCTACGtggccatctgcaaacccctgcactatgGGACCCTCCTGGacagcagagcttgtgtccacatggcagcagctgcctgggccagTGCATTTCTcaatgctctgctgcacacggccaatacattttcactaccccTCTGCAAAGGCAATACGctggaccagttcttctgtgaaatcccccagatcctcaagctctcctgctcacactcCTACCTCAGAGAAGCTGGGCTTCTCATGTTTAGTTCCTTTTTAGtctttgggtgttttgttttcattgtgctgtcctatgtgcagatcttcagggctgtgctgaggatcccctctcagcagggatggcacaaagccttttccacgtgcctccctcacctggctgTGGTCTCCCTGTTTATCAGCACTGCCATGTTTGCTTATTTGAAGCCCCCCTCCATctcgtccccatccctggatcTCGTGGTCATTGTGTTGTATTCGGTGGTGCCTCCAGCCatgaaccccctcatctacagcatgaggagCCAGGAGCTCAAAGGCACACTGAAGAAACTTCTTCAATCAATAACCTTTCAGCAGCAATAA